The following are encoded in a window of Amaranthus tricolor cultivar Red isolate AtriRed21 chromosome 2, ASM2621246v1, whole genome shotgun sequence genomic DNA:
- the LOC130806184 gene encoding heat shock 70 kDa protein 15-like isoform X2, with translation MSVVGFDFGNESCVVAVARQRGIDVVLNDESKRETPAVVCFGDKQRFIGTAGAASALMNPKNTISQIKRLIGRQFSDPELQRDLTSFPFTVTEGPDGFPLIHARYLGETKTFTPTQVLGMLLSNLKSIASKNLNAAVVDCCIGIPVYFTDLQRRAVLDAATIAGLHPLRLIHETTATALAYGIYKTDLPENDQINVAFVDVGHSSLQVCIAAFKKAQLRILAHSFDRCLGGRDFDEVLFQHFAAKFKEEYKIDVYQNARACLRLRTACEKLKKVLSANPEAPLNIECLMEEKDVRGFIKRDEFEQLSLPILERVKKPLEKALVEAGLTVEDIHAVEIVGSGSRVPAICKILTEFFGKEPRRTMNASECVAKGCALQCAILSPTFKVKEFQVNENFPFSISLSWKGAAADTQNGAADGQQTTIVIPKGSPIPCLKAVTILRSGTLTVDVHYADVSELQAPAKISSYTIGPFQSSTGDRAKLKVRVRLNLHGIVSIESAMLLEEEVEVPIAKENAKMETDDAPNETLTGKADVNMQDANPAAENGAPESGEKTSVEEKASAEVNDKPLQMDTDAKADAPKIKVKKINVPVAELVYGGLSQEAVQKAAEKEFEMALQDRVMEETKDMKNAVEAYVYDMRNKLHDKYNEFVTPSEKEEFIARLQEVEDWLYEDGEDETKSVYVAKLKELKTQGDPIEERYREHTDRGSIINQLVYCINSYREAAASNDSKFDHIDISEKQKVLTACVEAENWLREKQQQQDALPKYAAPVLKTADVTKKAEELDRLCRPIMTKPKPAPPKPASPEPQPQQPQGGEAPSPGGDTNDNEAQNAEPMDTEKSETAPSAA, from the exons ATGAGCGTGGTTGGGTTTGATTTTGGTAATGAGAGCTGCGTTGTTGCTGTCGCAAGGCAAAGAGGAATTGATGTTGTTCTTAATGATGAATCGAAGCGAGAAACCCCTGCAGTTGTCTGCTTTGGTGACAAGCAACGGTTTATTGGGACAGCAGGAGCTGCATCAGCGTTGATGAACCCAAAAAACACTATATCCCAGATAAAAAGATTAATTGGTCGCCAGTTTTCTGATCCCGAGCTGCAGAGGGATCTCACTTCTTTCCCATTCACTGTTACTGAAGGACCTGATGGGTTCCCCTTGATCCACGCACGGTACCTAGGTGAAACTAAAACATTCACCCCGACTCAGGTGTTGGGTATGCTGTTGTCAAATTTGAAAAGCATAGCATCCAAGAATTTGAATGCGGCGGTTGTTGATTGCTGCATTGGTATTCCAGTTTACTTCACTGATCTTCAGAGAAGAGCTGTTTTAGATGCTGCTACAATTGCTGGACTACATCCCTTAAGACTGATTCATGAAACCACAGCTACTGCTTTGGCATATGGTATCTACAAGACAGATTTGCCTGAAAATGACCAAATAAATGTTGCTTTTGTGGATGTTGGACATTCAAGTCTGCAAGTCTGCATTGCTGCCTTCAAGAAGGCTCAACTTAGAATATTGGCTCATTCATTTGACCGATGTTTGGGTGGGCGTGATTTTGACGAGGTTCTTTTCCAGCATTTTGCTGCTAAGTTCAAGGAAGAGTATAAGATTGATGTTTATCAAAATGCAAGAGCTTGCCTTAGGCTAAGAACAGCTTGTGAGAAATTGAAAAAGGTTCTGAGTGCTAACCCAGAGGCTCCATTGAACATTGAGTGCCTCATGGAGGAGAAGGATGTGAGAGGGTTCATAAAGAGGGATGAGTTTGAGCAACTTAGCTTACCAATATTGGAGCGGGTGAAGAAACCTTTAGAGAAGGCTCTTGTAGAAGCAGGTCTAACTGTTGAAGATATCCACGCTGTTGAGATTGTTGGCTCAGGCTCTAGGGTTCCAGCTATTTGTAAGATTTTAACAGAGTTCTTTGGGAAGGAGCCTCGCCGTACAATGAATGCCAGTGAGTGTGTGGCAAAGGGATGTGCCTTACAATGTGCAATTCTTAGTCCGACATTTAAAGTTAAAGAGTTTCAA GTTAACGAGAATTTCCCATTCTCAATTTCATTGTCATGGAAAGGTGCTGCAGCAGACACTCAGAATGGCGCTGCAGATGGGCAGCAAACTACAATAGTAATCCCCAAAGGGAGTCCTATCCCATGTTTAAAGGCTGTAACAATACTCCGGTCAGGCACACTGACTGTTGATGTGCATTATGCTGATGTTAGTGAGTTGCAGGCTCCAGCAAAAATCAGCTCCTACACG ATTGGTCCCTTTCAATCAAGTACTGGTGATCGGGCAAAACTTAAGGTCAGGGTACGGTTAAATCTGCATGGAATTGTGTCTATTGAGTCGGCAATG CTCTTGGAAGAGGAAGTTGAAGTCCCCATAGCAAAAGAGAATGCAAAGATGGAAACTGATGATGCTCCAAATGAGACTCTTACTGGTAAAGCTGATGTGAACATGCAAGATGCTAACCCAGCAGCAGAAAATGGTGCTCCTGAATCTGGAGAGAAAACTTCAGTTGAGGAGAAGGCTTCAGCTGAAGTTAATGACAAACCATTGCAGATGGATACTGATGCCAAG GCTGATGCTCCGAAGATaaaggttaaaaaaataaatgtaccTGTAGCGGAGTTGGTTTATGGTGGTTTATCACAAGAAGCTGTACAGAAAGCGGCTGAGAAGGAGTTTGAAATGGCTTTGCAAGATCGTGTAATGGAAGAAACTAAGGATATGAAAAATGCAGTGGAAGCCTATGTCTACGACATGAGGAACAAG CTTCATGACAAATATAATGAATTTGTCACTCCCTCTGAAAAAGAGGAGTTTATTGCCAGACTTCAAGAGGTGGAAGACTGGTTGTATGAGGATGGTGAAGATGAAACAAAGAGTGTTTATGTTGCAAAGCTTAAGGAGTTGAAAACG CAAGGCGATCCAATTGAAGAGCGTTACAGGGAGCACACGGATCGGGGATCTATTATTAACCAGCTTGTCTATTGCATCAATAGTTACAGAGAAGCTGCAGCATCTAACGATTCTAAATTTGACCACATCGATATTTCCGAAAAACAAAAG GTCCTGACTGCCTGTGTGGAAGCTGAAAATTGGCTTAGAGAGAAACAACAGCAACAAGATGCGCTTCCCAAGTATGCTGCTCCTGTTTTGAAGACAGCAGATGTGACAAAGAAAGCTGAGGAGCTTGACAG GTTGTGTAGACCAATAATGACAAAACCAAAACCAGCTCCCCCAAAGCCAGCCAGTCCAGAGCCACAACCACAGCAACCTCAAGGAGGTGAGGCCCCCTCACCCGGTGGAGATACCAACGACAATGAGGCTCAGAATGCTGAGCCTATGGATACTGAGAAATCAGAGACTGCTCCAAGCGCTGCTTAA
- the LOC130806184 gene encoding heat shock 70 kDa protein 15-like isoform X1, translated as MSVVGFDFGNESCVVAVARQRGIDVVLNDESKRETPAVVCFGDKQRFIGTAGAASALMNPKNTISQIKRLIGRQFSDPELQRDLTSFPFTVTEGPDGFPLIHARYLGETKTFTPTQVLGMLLSNLKSIASKNLNAAVVDCCIGIPVYFTDLQRRAVLDAATIAGLHPLRLIHETTATALAYGIYKTDLPENDQINVAFVDVGHSSLQVCIAAFKKAQLRILAHSFDRCLGGRDFDEVLFQHFAAKFKEEYKIDVYQNARACLRLRTACEKLKKVLSANPEAPLNIECLMEEKDVRGFIKRDEFEQLSLPILERVKKPLEKALVEAGLTVEDIHAVEIVGSGSRVPAICKILTEFFGKEPRRTMNASECVAKGCALQCAILSPTFKVKEFQVNENFPFSISLSWKGAAADTQNGAADGQQTTIVIPKGSPIPCLKAVTILRSGTLTVDVHYADVSELQAPAKISSYTIGPFQSSTGDRAKLKVRVRLNLHGIVSIESAMLLEEEVEVPIAKENAKMETDDAPNETLTGKADVNMQDANPAAENGAPESGEKTSVEEKASAEVNDKPLQMDTDAKVFQADAPKIKVKKINVPVAELVYGGLSQEAVQKAAEKEFEMALQDRVMEETKDMKNAVEAYVYDMRNKLHDKYNEFVTPSEKEEFIARLQEVEDWLYEDGEDETKSVYVAKLKELKTQGDPIEERYREHTDRGSIINQLVYCINSYREAAASNDSKFDHIDISEKQKVLTACVEAENWLREKQQQQDALPKYAAPVLKTADVTKKAEELDRLCRPIMTKPKPAPPKPASPEPQPQQPQGGEAPSPGGDTNDNEAQNAEPMDTEKSETAPSAA; from the exons ATGAGCGTGGTTGGGTTTGATTTTGGTAATGAGAGCTGCGTTGTTGCTGTCGCAAGGCAAAGAGGAATTGATGTTGTTCTTAATGATGAATCGAAGCGAGAAACCCCTGCAGTTGTCTGCTTTGGTGACAAGCAACGGTTTATTGGGACAGCAGGAGCTGCATCAGCGTTGATGAACCCAAAAAACACTATATCCCAGATAAAAAGATTAATTGGTCGCCAGTTTTCTGATCCCGAGCTGCAGAGGGATCTCACTTCTTTCCCATTCACTGTTACTGAAGGACCTGATGGGTTCCCCTTGATCCACGCACGGTACCTAGGTGAAACTAAAACATTCACCCCGACTCAGGTGTTGGGTATGCTGTTGTCAAATTTGAAAAGCATAGCATCCAAGAATTTGAATGCGGCGGTTGTTGATTGCTGCATTGGTATTCCAGTTTACTTCACTGATCTTCAGAGAAGAGCTGTTTTAGATGCTGCTACAATTGCTGGACTACATCCCTTAAGACTGATTCATGAAACCACAGCTACTGCTTTGGCATATGGTATCTACAAGACAGATTTGCCTGAAAATGACCAAATAAATGTTGCTTTTGTGGATGTTGGACATTCAAGTCTGCAAGTCTGCATTGCTGCCTTCAAGAAGGCTCAACTTAGAATATTGGCTCATTCATTTGACCGATGTTTGGGTGGGCGTGATTTTGACGAGGTTCTTTTCCAGCATTTTGCTGCTAAGTTCAAGGAAGAGTATAAGATTGATGTTTATCAAAATGCAAGAGCTTGCCTTAGGCTAAGAACAGCTTGTGAGAAATTGAAAAAGGTTCTGAGTGCTAACCCAGAGGCTCCATTGAACATTGAGTGCCTCATGGAGGAGAAGGATGTGAGAGGGTTCATAAAGAGGGATGAGTTTGAGCAACTTAGCTTACCAATATTGGAGCGGGTGAAGAAACCTTTAGAGAAGGCTCTTGTAGAAGCAGGTCTAACTGTTGAAGATATCCACGCTGTTGAGATTGTTGGCTCAGGCTCTAGGGTTCCAGCTATTTGTAAGATTTTAACAGAGTTCTTTGGGAAGGAGCCTCGCCGTACAATGAATGCCAGTGAGTGTGTGGCAAAGGGATGTGCCTTACAATGTGCAATTCTTAGTCCGACATTTAAAGTTAAAGAGTTTCAA GTTAACGAGAATTTCCCATTCTCAATTTCATTGTCATGGAAAGGTGCTGCAGCAGACACTCAGAATGGCGCTGCAGATGGGCAGCAAACTACAATAGTAATCCCCAAAGGGAGTCCTATCCCATGTTTAAAGGCTGTAACAATACTCCGGTCAGGCACACTGACTGTTGATGTGCATTATGCTGATGTTAGTGAGTTGCAGGCTCCAGCAAAAATCAGCTCCTACACG ATTGGTCCCTTTCAATCAAGTACTGGTGATCGGGCAAAACTTAAGGTCAGGGTACGGTTAAATCTGCATGGAATTGTGTCTATTGAGTCGGCAATG CTCTTGGAAGAGGAAGTTGAAGTCCCCATAGCAAAAGAGAATGCAAAGATGGAAACTGATGATGCTCCAAATGAGACTCTTACTGGTAAAGCTGATGTGAACATGCAAGATGCTAACCCAGCAGCAGAAAATGGTGCTCCTGAATCTGGAGAGAAAACTTCAGTTGAGGAGAAGGCTTCAGCTGAAGTTAATGACAAACCATTGCAGATGGATACTGATGCCAAGGTATTCCag GCTGATGCTCCGAAGATaaaggttaaaaaaataaatgtaccTGTAGCGGAGTTGGTTTATGGTGGTTTATCACAAGAAGCTGTACAGAAAGCGGCTGAGAAGGAGTTTGAAATGGCTTTGCAAGATCGTGTAATGGAAGAAACTAAGGATATGAAAAATGCAGTGGAAGCCTATGTCTACGACATGAGGAACAAG CTTCATGACAAATATAATGAATTTGTCACTCCCTCTGAAAAAGAGGAGTTTATTGCCAGACTTCAAGAGGTGGAAGACTGGTTGTATGAGGATGGTGAAGATGAAACAAAGAGTGTTTATGTTGCAAAGCTTAAGGAGTTGAAAACG CAAGGCGATCCAATTGAAGAGCGTTACAGGGAGCACACGGATCGGGGATCTATTATTAACCAGCTTGTCTATTGCATCAATAGTTACAGAGAAGCTGCAGCATCTAACGATTCTAAATTTGACCACATCGATATTTCCGAAAAACAAAAG GTCCTGACTGCCTGTGTGGAAGCTGAAAATTGGCTTAGAGAGAAACAACAGCAACAAGATGCGCTTCCCAAGTATGCTGCTCCTGTTTTGAAGACAGCAGATGTGACAAAGAAAGCTGAGGAGCTTGACAG GTTGTGTAGACCAATAATGACAAAACCAAAACCAGCTCCCCCAAAGCCAGCCAGTCCAGAGCCACAACCACAGCAACCTCAAGGAGGTGAGGCCCCCTCACCCGGTGGAGATACCAACGACAATGAGGCTCAGAATGCTGAGCCTATGGATACTGAGAAATCAGAGACTGCTCCAAGCGCTGCTTAA
- the LOC130805934 gene encoding uncharacterized protein LOC130805934: MSSVQDQVNVQATFENQTPDRLDLMKIETYSGFFQDGGPSGTIEQGGLTSFVHNGTPPKGSKVGVAYRGYRGNQWVLAWHVPQPFPSELPAIAHNKVLGKHVREGETIDWEKIENELDDPSTTDKVNSPYFKAKITPMGSKAELVVEFINLPRA, encoded by the exons ATGAGTTCAGTCCAAGATCAAGTGAATGTTCAAGCTACCTTTGAGAATCAGACACCTGATAGGTTGGACCTGATGAAAATCGAAACCTATTCTGGCTTTTTCCAAGATGGAGGTCCTAGTGGCACTATTGAGCAAGGTGGCTTGACTAGTTTCGTACACAATGGTACTCCTCCTAAGGGTTCCAAAGTCGGGGTGGCATACCGTGGCTATAGAGGAAACCAATGGGTTTTGGCATGGCATGTACCCCAACCTTTTCCCTCAGAGCTTCCGGCCATAGCGCATAACAAA gtaCTTGGTAAGCATGTACGAGAGGGAGAAACTATTGATTGGGAAAAGATTGAGAATGAGTTAGATGATCCAAGCACCACAGATAAGGTGAACAGTCCATATTTCAAGGCTAAGATCACCCCAATGGGAAGCAAGGCTGAGCTTGTTGTTGAGTTCATCAACCTTCCTAGGGCCTAA